One Thermoplasmatales archaeon genomic region harbors:
- the csm4 gene encoding type III-A CRISPR-associated RAMP protein Csm4, giving the protein MKYKVCEIETITPFHIGNKEGSLEETLHYVPSDTLFSAFCNVYRILYGEDELKKLIEEFTTKPPFLLSSAFPAVNGTLFFPTPKNSKLVSDDEILNKKLKKIEFVSEEIFKELIKEGKIEVKKEWVTVDGKGIAKEKIEKLWVEKEVARVTIDRKTNASQLYYQGEVIFNGLHFLIDLKDENYWKEIETTIRVMEHEGIGGERTYGKGLFKIKKVRDIEFNENKSEWFLTLSMYCPKKEELKGIKGYFEYITRGGWVYSPEEKGLRKKFLRMFVEGSVFNKKIVGGMVKVAEGRHDVFRYGYAFPIGVKNEI; this is encoded by the coding sequence ATGAAATATAAAGTATGCGAAATAGAAACAATTACACCATTTCATATAGGAAATAAAGAAGGTAGTTTAGAAGAAACCTTGCATTATGTCCCATCTGATACTTTATTCAGCGCTTTTTGCAATGTTTATAGAATATTATATGGAGAAGATGAGCTTAAAAAACTAATTGAAGAATTTACAACCAAACCACCATTCCTGCTGTCTTCAGCATTTCCAGCAGTTAATGGCACTTTATTCTTTCCCACCCCTAAAAATTCAAAGTTAGTTAGCGACGATGAAATATTAAATAAAAAATTAAAGAAAATTGAGTTTGTTAGTGAAGAAATTTTTAAAGAATTAATCAAGGAAGGGAAAATAGAGGTTAAAAAGGAGTGGGTAACGGTGGATGGGAAAGGGATAGCAAAAGAAAAGATAGAGAAATTATGGGTAGAAAAGGAAGTTGCAAGAGTAACCATAGATAGAAAAACAAATGCATCTCAACTATATTATCAGGGAGAAGTAATCTTTAATGGCTTGCATTTCTTAATAGACTTAAAAGACGAAAATTATTGGAAAGAGATTGAAACAACGATAAGAGTTATGGAGCATGAAGGAATTGGAGGAGAAAGAACATATGGAAAAGGATTATTTAAAATAAAGAAGGTAAGAGATATAGAATTCAATGAAAATAAAAGCGAATGGTTTTTAACCCTATCAATGTATTGCCCAAAGAAAGAGGAATTGAAAGGAATAAAGGGATATTTTGAATACATAACCAGAGGAGGATGGGTATATTCACCAGAAGAAAAGGGTTTAAGAAAGAAATTTTTGAGAATGTTTGTTGAAGGCTCTGTATTCAATAAGAAAATCGTTGGTGGGATGGTGAAGGTGGCGGAAGGAAGGCATGATGTTTTTAGATATGGATATGCTTTTCCAATAGGGGTGAAAAATGAGATATGA
- the csm5 gene encoding type III-A CRISPR-associated RAMP protein Csm5, translated as MRYEVEVISPLHIGNGRELSSIEYLVDKKFYRINMDSLFREKEFDIDGFVEDIKLGLFKIENYKELAKKNKEYVIDISNSAEKNIKGRNVKEFIKSGGRLYIPGSSIKGAIRTAVMWHVLKNNAELYGEMEEYFEEIIRGKIKKKKEEVDDEIEKNVFGKDPKYDLFKAIQISDGNILPIDRLRIDEVKILSTTSSSYYWKNFSIFIEALKIGTKFETDIKIDEFFTKEDVSKELGFDDKIVYLKNIEEICKDYSKELIDYELNFLKRYNVGGELNEVINFYEELKKKDGVLLRLSWGAGWQSMTVGGLINEEMLEELRRIYKMGKRRDYPEYVKPFPKTRRIIFEDNKPKYPLGWIRLEGRK; from the coding sequence ATGAGATATGAAGTTGAGGTTATTTCTCCTCTCCATATTGGAAACGGAAGAGAATTATCCTCTATTGAATATTTAGTTGATAAAAAATTCTATAGAATAAATATGGATTCTCTTTTTAGGGAAAAGGAATTTGATATAGATGGTTTTGTTGAAGATATAAAACTTGGTTTATTTAAAATAGAGAATTATAAGGAATTGGCAAAGAAGAATAAGGAATATGTGATCGATATTTCAAATTCTGCAGAAAAAAATATAAAAGGGAGAAATGTGAAGGAATTTATAAAAAGTGGTGGAAGATTATATATTCCTGGAAGCTCAATAAAAGGGGCTATAAGGACAGCTGTAATGTGGCATGTTTTGAAAAATAATGCTGAATTATACGGAGAAATGGAAGAATATTTTGAAGAAATTATAAGGGGGAAGATAAAGAAGAAAAAGGAAGAAGTTGATGATGAAATAGAAAAAAATGTTTTTGGTAAGGATCCAAAATATGACTTATTTAAAGCAATACAGATATCAGATGGAAATATTCTTCCAATAGATAGATTGAGAATAGATGAGGTTAAAATTTTATCCACAACTTCCTCAAGCTATTATTGGAAAAATTTTTCTATATTTATCGAGGCATTGAAAATAGGAACAAAATTTGAGACAGATATAAAAATTGATGAATTTTTTACAAAAGAAGATGTTTCTAAGGAGTTGGGTTTCGATGATAAAATAGTTTATTTAAAAAATATTGAGGAAATATGCAAGGATTATAGCAAGGAGCTTATAGATTATGAATTAAATTTTCTCAAAAGATATAATGTCGGAGGGGAATTAAATGAAGTAATAAATTTCTATGAAGAGCTAAAGAAAAAAGATGGTGTATTGCTAAGATTGTCGTGGGGAGCAGGGTGGCAGAGCATGACAGTTGGAGGATTGATCAATGAAGAAATGTTAGAAGAATTGAGGAGGATATATAAAATGGGCAAAAGAAGAGATTATCCAGAGTATGTGAAACCTTTTCCAAAAACAAGAAGAATTATTTTTGAAGACAATAAGCCAAAATATCCTTTAGGATGGATAAGGTTGGAGGGAAGAAAATGA
- a CDS encoding TIGR02710 family CRISPR-associated protein, with amino-acid sequence MRILFITVGTGVGESEEKVKSLAHGILYSISQHKPDKIVFFGSEESKRTIEEIKKQYLEKEEREFENYEFVKIDKIDDFNDCYEKMENKIKEYKEEEIVVDYTSGTKTMTTTAAIIAMLYQKKLFLTSGKRGKNGIVIPGTEEIKQQNLYLAYNKYALEKAKEAFNSYRYEDAKNYLKQIVAMEEKKDYEEIVEAYSLWDKFEHEKAKEKMEKVKMDILNTNKSFLGRLGKAEVREEFLIPDLLNNASRRIEEGKYDDAVARLYRVIEMIAQYRLKAEHDLNPSEIKWGDLEIKIKEQKIMEKYEKKKDEKGIIRLSLNECYDLLKDLNDEVGKVAEDKELKDLLKKRNFSILAHGVEPVSREGAYKLFNKAKEIAEKVLENLNEYMEISKFPKL; translated from the coding sequence ATGAGAATATTATTTATTACGGTTGGAACAGGAGTTGGAGAAAGCGAAGAAAAAGTAAAAAGTCTGGCGCACGGTATTCTGTATTCCATTTCACAGCATAAACCAGATAAGATCGTGTTTTTCGGCTCAGAAGAAAGTAAAAGGACAATAGAAGAGATAAAGAAGCAGTATTTAGAAAAGGAGGAAAGGGAATTTGAAAATTATGAATTTGTTAAAATAGATAAGATAGATGATTTTAACGATTGCTATGAAAAAATGGAGAATAAGATAAAGGAATATAAAGAGGAGGAAATTGTTGTAGATTATACATCTGGAACTAAAACAATGACAACAACCGCCGCAATAATTGCGATGCTTTATCAGAAAAAATTGTTTCTTACTTCTGGAAAAAGAGGTAAAAATGGGATTGTAATTCCTGGAACTGAAGAAATAAAGCAACAAAATCTTTATCTTGCTTATAATAAATATGCTTTAGAAAAAGCCAAGGAAGCATTTAATAGTTATAGGTATGAAGATGCGAAAAATTATTTAAAGCAAATAGTTGCGATGGAAGAAAAAAAGGATTATGAAGAAATTGTTGAAGCATATAGCTTATGGGATAAATTTGAGCACGAAAAAGCAAAAGAAAAGATGGAAAAAGTAAAAATGGATATTCTGAATACAAACAAATCTTTTCTAGGAAGGCTGGGTAAGGCGGAGGTGCGTGAGGAATTCTTAATTCCTGACTTGTTAAATAACGCTTCTCGTAGAATAGAAGAAGGGAAATATGACGATGCGGTTGCAAGATTGTATAGGGTTATAGAAATGATTGCTCAATATAGATTAAAAGCCGAACATGATTTGAACCCTTCTGAAATAAAATGGGGTGATTTGGAAATTAAAATAAAAGAACAAAAAATTATGGAAAAGTATGAAAAAAAGAAGGATGAAAAAGGAATAATAAGATTGTCTCTAAATGAATGCTATGATTTGCTAAAAGATTTAAATGATGAAGTTGGAAAAGTTGCTGAGGATAAGGAATTAAAGGACTTGCTTAAAAAGAGGAATTTCTCTATTCTTGCTCACGGCGTTGAGCCAGTTAGTAGAGAGGGCGCATATAAATTATTTAATAAAGCAAAAGAAATTGCTGAAAAAGTATTGGAAAATTTAAATGAATATATGGAAATATCAAAATTTCCAAAGCTATGA
- a CDS encoding CRISPR-associated endonuclease Cas6 yields the protein MNVRVLITALKTDKPVKENASMLRGYIGNKFKENIILHHHVGGNESLYAYPRIQYKIIENTPIIVGIEEGVEILKNISDGLKELILGRSRYKILSIQMNQLNAEFGKCRENIKYRFLLPWLALNQENYKKYKEINDWKEKKKFLNGILIGNILSMCKSLDYIVAGKLYSHSLLNEEIVKYKGIFHTTFTGEFRINFKIPDYLGIGKGVSHGFGTIKRVKND from the coding sequence ATGAATGTTAGAGTTTTGATAACTGCGTTAAAGACAGATAAGCCAGTTAAAGAAAATGCTAGCATGCTAAGAGGGTATATAGGGAATAAATTCAAGGAAAATATAATTCTTCATCATCATGTTGGAGGAAATGAAAGTTTATATGCTTATCCAAGAATTCAGTATAAAATAATTGAAAACACACCTATAATAGTTGGAATTGAGGAAGGGGTAGAGATTTTAAAAAATATATCTGATGGGCTAAAAGAATTAATACTCGGTAGAAGCAGGTATAAAATATTATCTATCCAGATGAATCAATTAAATGCTGAGTTTGGTAAATGCAGAGAAAATATAAAGTATAGGTTTTTGTTGCCATGGCTTGCATTAAACCAAGAAAATTATAAAAAATATAAGGAAATAAATGACTGGAAAGAAAAAAAGAAGTTTTTGAATGGGATATTAATAGGAAACATTCTTTCAATGTGCAAAAGTTTGGATTACATTGTTGCGGGAAAATTATATTCTCATTCATTGCTAAATGAAGAAATAGTAAAATATAAAGGAATTTTTCACACTACTTTTACTGGAGAATTCAGGATAAATTTCAAAATTCCAGATTATCTTGGAATTGGAAAAGGTGTTTCTCATGGCTTCGGAACAATAAAAAGGGTTAAAAATGATTGA
- the cas1 gene encoding CRISPR-associated endonuclease Cas1 produces the protein MIEKRLRNVIVSGFGYRIKSKENIIFIKKEDEKFYFSPKEIEQLIIAGEVSITSNVVKLLIRNNVDIVFVEHNPNFFARVVKDDYNFINELWRKQLILTEERKLEMSKEIVNSLIYNKIRLLQSIEKNREIDFSPDIEYLEKRREESDNCKDKISLMGCEGEASRAYFSAIRKLIPEEFGFVARIKHPPTDGINSLLSYGYTVLLSRVSYALMLAGLNIFEGIYHESYRDRTALAYDLMEEFRQPIVDRVVLTEVVRGRVKKDDFFIKDGMCYMKDELKRSYLDALYTRFEDKYNYEGRAMEFLDIIYEQARKMAEAIGKDKKYVGFKYR, from the coding sequence ATGATTGAAAAAAGGTTAAGAAATGTTATTGTATCTGGATTTGGATATAGAATAAAGAGTAAGGAAAATATAATTTTTATAAAAAAGGAAGATGAGAAATTCTATTTTTCTCCTAAGGAGATAGAACAACTTATAATAGCGGGAGAAGTTTCTATCACAAGCAATGTTGTAAAGCTACTCATAAGAAATAATGTTGATATTGTTTTTGTGGAGCATAATCCAAATTTCTTTGCAAGAGTTGTAAAAGATGATTACAATTTTATAAATGAGCTATGGAGAAAGCAATTAATATTAACTGAAGAAAGAAAATTGGAAATGTCTAAAGAAATTGTAAATTCTCTGATTTATAATAAAATAAGATTGTTGCAAAGTATAGAGAAAAACAGAGAAATAGATTTTTCCCCAGATATTGAATATTTAGAAAAAAGGAGAGAGGAAAGTGACAATTGCAAAGATAAAATTTCTTTGATGGGGTGCGAGGGGGAGGCAAGCAGGGCGTATTTTTCAGCAATAAGAAAATTAATTCCTGAAGAATTTGGATTTGTAGCAAGGATCAAGCATCCGCCAACAGATGGAATAAATTCTTTGCTCAGTTATGGTTATACTGTTTTACTTTCTAGGGTTAGTTATGCTTTAATGTTAGCTGGGCTGAATATTTTTGAAGGAATATATCATGAAAGTTATAGGGATAGAACAGCCCTTGCATATGATTTGATGGAGGAGTTCAGACAGCCAATAGTTGATAGGGTTGTTTTAACTGAGGTTGTTAGGGGAAGGGTTAAGAAAGATGATTTTTTTATAAAGGATGGAATGTGCTATATGAAGGATGAGCTTAAGAGAAGTTATTTAGATGCTCTATATACAAGGTTTGAAGATAAATATAATTATGAAGGAAGAGCTATGGAATTTCTTGATATAATATATGAACAGGCTAGGAAGATGGCGGAAGCAATAGGAAAGGATAAAAAATATGTTGGATTTAAATATAGATGA
- the cas2 gene encoding CRISPR-associated endonuclease Cas2: MKEMRFIYVVYDIQDDNIRNTLSNLLLYYGLHRVQYSAFKGLIPIKDKYSLLKEIYSLNIGKEDKIHIFDLCKSCLENAITIGKIEEGKEHVVL; the protein is encoded by the coding sequence ATGAAAGAGATGAGATTTATTTATGTAGTTTATGATATTCAAGATGATAATATTAGAAATACTCTTTCAAATTTATTGCTATACTATGGTTTGCATAGAGTTCAATATAGTGCATTTAAAGGACTTATTCCTATAAAAGATAAATATTCTCTTTTAAAAGAGATATATTCTTTAAATATAGGAAAGGAAGATAAAATTCATATATTTGATCTCTGTAAAAGTTGCTTAGAAAATGCGATTACCATCGGAAAAATTGAGGAAGGAAAGGAGCATGTTGTGCTTTAA
- a CDS encoding 4-demethylwyosine synthase TYW1: MQDFAEILKKQGYAVVGKHSAVKLCYWLRKALIKKIPCYKSTFYGIESHRCLQMTPAAYHCTQKCLYCWRFQGLTLEEIKKEEADEPKFILEKSIEEQKRLLSGYKGNEKVSIREWNEAIEPKHVACSLTGEPTLYPFLSDFFEECHKRGMTTFLVTNGTNPEAIEKMDTLPKQIYVTISAPNEEIYKRLCCPLIKDGWKKINETIELLPSLNTRTVIRHTLVRHWNLGYEEEYAKIDEKSDAWFIEPKGYMHVGYSRERMRSNNMPSHGEIRKFAEKLAGLIGYKIEDERIDSRVVLLGRGKKREI, encoded by the coding sequence ATGCAGGATTTTGCAGAGATACTGAAAAAGCAGGGTTATGCAGTTGTTGGAAAGCACTCAGCAGTAAAACTCTGTTACTGGCTCAGGAAGGCATTGATTAAAAAAATCCCATGTTACAAAAGCACATTTTATGGAATAGAAAGTCATCGCTGCCTGCAGATGACGCCAGCCGCCTATCACTGCACCCAGAAATGCCTCTATTGCTGGCGATTTCAGGGGCTTACACTCGAGGAAATAAAAAAGGAAGAGGCGGATGAGCCAAAATTTATACTTGAAAAGAGCATTGAGGAGCAAAAAAGGCTGCTAAGCGGTTATAAAGGGAATGAAAAAGTTAGCATAAGGGAATGGAATGAAGCAATTGAGCCAAAGCATGTCGCCTGCTCTCTTACAGGTGAGCCAACTTTATATCCTTTCCTTAGCGATTTTTTTGAGGAATGCCATAAAAGAGGAATGACAACTTTTCTTGTAACAAACGGGACAAATCCAGAAGCAATTGAAAAAATGGATACATTGCCAAAACAAATTTATGTTACAATTTCTGCTCCAAATGAAGAAATATACAAAAGGCTATGCTGTCCCCTTATTAAAGATGGATGGAAAAAAATTAATGAAACAATTGAATTGCTTCCCTCACTGAATACAAGAACAGTAATAAGGCACACATTGGTGAGACATTGGAATCTTGGATATGAAGAAGAATATGCGAAGATAGATGAGAAAAGTGATGCATGGTTTATAGAGCCAAAAGGATATATGCATGTTGGATATTCAAGAGAAAGAATGAGAAGCAATAATATGCCAAGTCATGGGGAAATAAGAAAATTTGCTGAAAAATTGGCTGGTTTAATTGGTTATAAAATAGAGGATGAAAGAATTGACTCAAGGGTTGTATTGCTTGGAAGAGGGAAAAAAAGGGAAATATGA
- a CDS encoding DUF401 family protein has protein sequence MNNLLILLSILASFSVIIFLVSKRKNFAISVLAGIIILSIFDYKNLPENLYKTATDWTVIALIIIIFLINLLSTILQEGGAMGELVKFLSQKLSYRGLVIAIPSLLGMLPVPGGALMSAPLINKGGGQKNELTFVNLWYRHIWFIILPIATPLVLISDLSEVSIYKLILMQFPIFLLSFFIAIPVVKKFSGKRENEVGGNYFALIPIAVTVSTAIILSFFISTYLSFLIALPIGVILATIISKKREISFLRKGTPVSLLIAIFEIMLLKNIIFSMNAPEIIYSYLSNFNPIAMIAIISFSVGAITANNLAAIAILYPLLSPFIFTSKLVSLLYISSFIGYLVSPVHPCLVLTYEYFKPKLTDLYKLLLPPSILLIIVSAIIYSL, from the coding sequence ATGAACAATTTACTGATTTTGTTATCGATATTGGCATCCTTCTCGGTTATTATCTTTTTAGTTTCAAAAAGAAAAAATTTTGCGATATCTGTTCTTGCTGGAATTATAATTCTTTCAATATTTGATTATAAAAATCTGCCAGAAAATTTATATAAAACTGCAACGGATTGGACAGTAATTGCTTTAATAATCATAATTTTTCTGATAAATTTGTTATCCACAATTCTACAGGAAGGAGGCGCAATGGGAGAACTTGTGAAATTTTTAAGCCAAAAACTTTCCTACCGCGGTTTGGTTATTGCAATCCCGTCTCTGCTTGGCATGCTCCCCGTGCCTGGCGGGGCGCTGATGAGCGCGCCACTGATAAATAAAGGAGGCGGGCAGAAAAATGAGCTAACTTTTGTTAATCTATGGTATCGGCACATATGGTTTATAATTTTGCCGATTGCAACTCCCCTTGTGCTTATTTCTGATTTATCGGAGGTGAGCATTTATAAACTGATTTTAATGCAGTTTCCAATTTTTTTATTGAGTTTTTTTATAGCAATTCCTGTTGTTAAAAAATTTTCTGGCAAAAGAGAAAATGAAGTAGGAGGAAACTATTTCGCGCTTATTCCTATAGCAGTTACTGTCTCAACAGCAATAATTTTATCATTTTTTATAAGCACATATTTATCTTTTCTAATTGCCCTTCCTATTGGAGTAATTCTTGCAACTATAATATCAAAGAAGAGAGAAATATCCTTTTTAAGAAAAGGCACACCTGTTAGCCTTTTAATTGCAATATTTGAAATAATGCTCTTAAAAAATATTATATTTTCAATGAATGCTCCAGAGATAATATATTCATATCTTTCAAATTTCAATCCGATTGCAATGATTGCAATTATTTCCTTCTCTGTTGGAGCAATTACTGCTAACAATTTGGCTGCGATTGCAATTCTTTATCCTTTATTATCCCCTTTTATTTTTACCAGCAAACTTGTTAGCTTATTATATATTTCTTCTTTTATTGGCTATCTTGTTTCTCCAGTTCATCCCTGTTTGGTATTAACTTATGAATATTTCAAACCAAAACTCACAGATTTATACAAGCTTCTTCTCCCTCCATCAATACTACTTATAATTGTATCAGCAATAATCTATTCTCTATAG
- a CDS encoding DUF763 domain-containing protein — translation MEKTGIADLPLHYGKAPAWLYKRMVRLADAISAIIIEEYGGEKLLELLSNPYWFQSFSCVLGYDWHSSGTTTVTCACLKEALEKHGIKAAGGKGMAKRTIEEIKEKGGEFGDKISYASRMTAKVDSAALQDGYGLYHHVIIFDDAGRWVVIQQGMNKENRYARRYHWIWKIKSFVEEPHAGIIGKKGIALNMTDRNSENARKVSVEISKEKPAWVYKQFMKIKTCKPYQSTLEGKILALKMPEKINWNALKEAYEIQPKNFEEMLAIKGVGASTVRALAYISDIIYGCPLSWNDPVKYSFAVGGKDGVPYPVDRRAMDESTNILIQSLEEAKIGKREKIEAIKKLKILVE, via the coding sequence GTGGAAAAAACTGGTATAGCTGATTTACCCCTACATTATGGGAAGGCGCCTGCCTGGCTTTATAAAAGAATGGTAAGATTAGCAGATGCCATTTCTGCAATTATAATTGAAGAATATGGTGGAGAAAAACTTCTTGAGCTACTTTCAAATCCTTACTGGTTCCAGAGTTTTTCTTGCGTGCTCGGATACGACTGGCATTCATCTGGCACCACAACTGTTACCTGCGCCTGCCTTAAAGAAGCCTTAGAAAAACATGGCATAAAGGCGGCGGGCGGGAAAGGGATGGCAAAAAGAACGATTGAAGAGATAAAGGAAAAAGGTGGCGAGTTTGGAGATAAAATTTCATATGCGAGCAGGATGACTGCAAAGGTTGATAGCGCGGCTCTTCAGGATGGCTATGGGCTTTATCATCATGTAATAATTTTTGATGATGCTGGAAGATGGGTTGTAATTCAGCAGGGAATGAATAAAGAAAATAGGTATGCGAGGAGATATCACTGGATATGGAAAATTAAAAGTTTTGTAGAGGAGCCGCATGCAGGAATTATAGGAAAAAAAGGAATTGCTTTGAATATGACAGATAGAAATAGCGAGAATGCAAGAAAGGTGAGCGTTGAGATTTCAAAAGAAAAGCCAGCATGGGTTTATAAACAGTTTATGAAAATCAAAACATGCAAACCTTATCAATCAACTCTTGAAGGAAAAATACTCGCTTTAAAAATGCCAGAAAAAATAAACTGGAATGCATTAAAAGAAGCATATGAAATACAGCCGAAAAATTTCGAAGAAATGCTTGCAATAAAAGGTGTTGGAGCATCTACTGTAAGAGCCCTCGCCTATATCTCAGATATAATTTATGGATGTCCTCTCTCATGGAATGATCCCGTAAAATATTCATTTGCGGTGGGTGGAAAAGATGGGGTGCCCTATCCCGTGGATAGAAGAGCAATGGATGAATCAACAAACATTTTAATTCAGAGTTTAGAAGAAGCAAAAATAGGAAAAAGAGAGAAAATTGAAGCAATTAAAAAACTCAAAATTCTTGTTGAATAG
- a CDS encoding PD-(D/E)XK nuclease family protein, producing the protein MIYSNSSINSFETCPYRFKLMYVDRIKPVRKSIEAFMGSRVHEALEKLYRDKIYEKTCSLEELLEFYNNRWEKEMNEQIFVAKEYDINNYRKMGERYLIDYYNTYKPFDEGKIIALEKRIVFPINENYWIAGVIDRVMELDGKYEVHDYKTSIHLPTKQEMENDPQLAIYALSLKYFYDIEDVELVWHFLAFNKEIRIRKSNYEDARKNLIDKINKIERAIKENEFPTSESSLCNYCEYQQICPIFRHKWYEDEDSYSLVNKYWEICSKISEMKEIQRQIRERLIEYAEKNGLERLYGSGKFVDIKKYKNISFKEQNKLKEILKECNLYENYSKIDLISLSNDYISRNLPEIIYEKIKLLAEEKKDVRVYLREIDE; encoded by the coding sequence ATGATATATTCGAATTCATCTATAAATTCTTTCGAAACATGCCCATATAGATTTAAATTGATGTATGTCGACAGAATTAAGCCTGTGAGAAAGAGTATAGAAGCTTTTATGGGAAGCAGGGTTCATGAAGCACTTGAAAAATTATATAGAGATAAGATATATGAGAAAACATGCTCGCTAGAGGAATTACTGGAATTTTATAACAACAGATGGGAAAAAGAAATGAACGAGCAAATTTTTGTTGCAAAAGAATATGATATAAATAATTACAGGAAAATGGGGGAGAGATACCTAATTGATTATTACAATACTTACAAGCCCTTTGACGAAGGCAAAATAATTGCGTTAGAAAAGAGAATTGTATTTCCTATAAATGAAAATTACTGGATTGCGGGGGTAATTGACAGGGTCATGGAATTGGATGGAAAATATGAGGTTCATGATTATAAGACATCTATACATTTACCAACCAAGCAAGAGATGGAAAATGACCCACAACTAGCAATATATGCCTTATCTCTAAAATATTTTTATGATATTGAAGATGTTGAACTTGTATGGCATTTTCTCGCTTTTAATAAAGAAATAAGAATAAGGAAGAGCAATTATGAAGATGCCAGGAAAAATCTGATTGATAAGATAAATAAAATAGAAAGGGCAATAAAAGAAAATGAATTCCCAACTTCTGAATCTAGCTTATGCAATTACTGTGAATACCAGCAGATTTGCCCTATTTTCAGGCATAAATGGTATGAAGATGAAGACAGTTACTCACTCGTAAATAAATATTGGGAAATATGCAGTAAAATTTCCGAAATGAAGGAAATACAGAGACAAATCAGGGAAAGACTGATTGAATATGCAGAGAAAAACGGATTGGAAAGATTGTATGGTAGTGGAAAATTTGTTGATATTAAAAAATATAAAAACATATCTTTCAAGGAACAGAATAAATTAAAGGAAATTTTAAAGGAATGCAATCTTTACGAGAATTATTCAAAAATTGATTTAATATCTCTATCAAATGATTATATATCCAGAAATCTTCCAGAAATTATATATGAGAAAATAAAACTTTTAGCAGAGGAAAAGAAAGATGTGAGGGTTTATTTAAGAGAAATCGATGAATAA